A portion of the Flavobacterium limnophilum genome contains these proteins:
- the secDF gene encoding protein translocase subunit SecDF — protein MQNKGLIKFFAILFALVSIYQLSFTFVSNKVKSDAKSFANGNPDKELKYLDSIGKESVFNLGFTNFTFNEVKDKQINKGLDLEGGINVILQISVKDVLKGLSNNSKNPVFNKSLADASANQEGNQTYIDAFFEAFEANSKGTVKLASPDIFANKTLQGEGGIDFRMTDSEAKKVIRKKVDESVDSAFGVLRERIDKFGVTQPNIQKLGETGRILVELPGAKDVDRIKRLLQSTAQLEFWETYKIEEIGNFLMAANESLKKTEVAKVETKAVVKDSISALLTNAKDTATDKKGNNPLLDKIIGQGGGPVLGLFSPKDTATVGGYLRRADVRILLGANQKYAKFVWGKPTSIKDEKGKNIEAVELYALRGNRDNVAAMSGGVVTDASDTFDQMGKPAVSMQMSGKGAKIWEELTGRAYTQKSNIAIVLDNVVYSAPGVSSGPISGGRSEISGTFEISETKDLANVLRAGKLPAAADIIQSEVVGPSLGQEAIDNGTNSALLGLLIVSLWMMIYYGKAGWYANIALAVNLLFLFGILASLGAVLTLPGIAGIVLTMGTAVDANIIIYERAKEELRSGKTLPEAIAASYSWKGAMRSIVDANVTHVLTGAVLFIFGSGPIKGFATTLLIGIITSLFTSIFIARIFLDWSAAKSDKLSFITGFSKNFFTNFHFDFLGVKKWTYAFSAIVTIVSIYSLATNGLDQGVDFVGGRTFQVRFEKPVEVETVKAELGKVFDGSAEVKVFGNDNQLKITTKYKVQEHGSEADEEVNKLLYENLKQHYSAGLTYDKFVNAYDGKKLGILQASKVGPTVAEDIKTNAYWAVLGAMIIVGLYLVISFRKWQYSLGAIAAVAHDVIFVLGIYSLCYKFMPFGMEIDQHFIAAILTVIGYSMNDTVIVFDRVREYLGGKAKGNFNSIVNQSINSTMSRTINTSLTMILVLLIMFVFGGDSIRGFIFAMLVGIVVGTYSSLFIATPVLCDTISAEEHKRIEEEHNA, from the coding sequence ATGCAGAATAAAGGACTTATTAAATTTTTCGCAATTCTATTTGCATTGGTAAGTATTTACCAACTTTCTTTCACTTTTGTTTCCAACAAAGTTAAAAGTGATGCAAAATCTTTTGCTAACGGAAATCCGGATAAAGAATTGAAATATTTGGATTCCATAGGTAAAGAAAGCGTATTCAATCTTGGATTTACCAATTTTACTTTCAATGAAGTAAAAGACAAACAAATCAACAAAGGACTTGACTTGGAAGGTGGTATCAACGTGATATTGCAAATCTCGGTTAAAGACGTTTTGAAAGGCTTGTCCAATAATTCAAAAAACCCGGTTTTTAATAAATCTTTGGCCGATGCCAGTGCTAATCAAGAGGGAAACCAGACCTATATTGATGCTTTTTTCGAAGCTTTCGAAGCCAATTCAAAAGGAACAGTAAAACTGGCTTCTCCAGATATTTTTGCCAATAAAACTTTGCAAGGAGAAGGAGGGATTGATTTTAGAATGACTGATTCTGAAGCTAAAAAAGTGATCAGAAAAAAAGTTGACGAATCAGTTGATAGTGCTTTTGGTGTTTTGAGAGAGCGTATCGACAAGTTTGGTGTAACTCAACCCAATATTCAAAAATTAGGTGAAACTGGAAGAATTCTTGTGGAACTTCCGGGTGCAAAAGATGTAGATAGAATTAAAAGGTTATTGCAAAGTACGGCTCAGTTAGAGTTTTGGGAAACATACAAAATCGAAGAGATTGGAAATTTCTTGATGGCTGCAAATGAGTCATTGAAAAAAACTGAAGTTGCGAAAGTTGAAACTAAAGCCGTGGTTAAAGATTCCATAAGTGCTTTGTTGACAAATGCAAAAGATACTGCAACTGATAAAAAAGGAAACAATCCTTTATTGGATAAAATTATCGGTCAAGGTGGAGGTCCAGTTTTGGGCTTGTTTTCACCAAAAGACACCGCTACTGTTGGAGGTTATTTAAGAAGAGCTGATGTTAGAATTTTATTGGGTGCAAACCAAAAGTATGCAAAATTTGTTTGGGGAAAACCAACTTCAATCAAAGATGAAAAAGGTAAAAACATTGAAGCGGTAGAATTATATGCATTGAGAGGAAATCGTGACAATGTAGCTGCCATGAGCGGTGGAGTTGTTACTGATGCAAGCGATACATTTGACCAAATGGGAAAACCAGCCGTTTCCATGCAAATGAGCGGTAAAGGAGCAAAAATCTGGGAAGAATTGACAGGTAGAGCTTATACTCAAAAAAGCAATATTGCCATCGTTTTGGATAATGTGGTATATTCTGCACCGGGTGTTTCCAGCGGTCCAATTTCTGGTGGAAGATCAGAAATTTCGGGTACTTTCGAAATTTCAGAAACTAAAGATTTAGCCAACGTTCTTAGAGCAGGTAAACTTCCTGCTGCTGCAGATATTATTCAATCGGAAGTGGTTGGACCATCCTTGGGTCAAGAAGCCATTGACAATGGTACTAATTCAGCTCTTTTAGGATTGCTTATTGTGTCACTTTGGATGATGATTTATTATGGTAAAGCGGGTTGGTATGCCAATATTGCATTGGCAGTCAATTTATTGTTCTTGTTCGGAATCTTGGCGAGTTTAGGTGCTGTGCTAACATTACCTGGTATTGCCGGTATCGTTTTGACGATGGGAACTGCAGTGGATGCGAATATCATTATTTACGAAAGGGCGAAAGAAGAATTGCGTTCCGGAAAAACATTGCCAGAAGCCATTGCCGCTTCCTATAGTTGGAAAGGAGCGATGCGTTCTATTGTTGATGCCAACGTAACTCACGTTTTGACAGGTGCCGTATTGTTTATTTTTGGTTCAGGACCAATTAAAGGTTTTGCAACTACATTGTTGATAGGTATAATTACCTCATTGTTTACTTCTATCTTTATTGCCAGAATATTTTTGGATTGGAGTGCTGCCAAAAGTGATAAATTATCATTCATTACAGGATTCTCTAAAAATTTCTTTACCAATTTCCATTTCGATTTCTTGGGAGTAAAAAAATGGACTTATGCTTTCTCGGCAATTGTTACAATTGTGAGTATTTATTCATTGGCGACCAACGGTTTGGATCAAGGTGTGGATTTTGTGGGAGGAAGAACTTTTCAAGTGCGTTTTGAAAAACCTGTTGAAGTAGAAACAGTAAAAGCAGAATTGGGTAAAGTTTTTGACGGAAGTGCCGAGGTAAAAGTCTTTGGTAATGATAATCAATTGAAAATAACGACCAAATATAAGGTTCAAGAGCATGGAAGTGAAGCGGACGAAGAAGTGAACAAATTATTGTACGAAAATTTGAAACAACATTATTCAGCCGGATTGACTTATGATAAATTTGTAAATGCTTACGATGGTAAAAAACTAGGTATTCTACAAGCTTCAAAAGTGGGTCCTACAGTTGCGGAAGACATCAAAACCAATGCTTATTGGGCTGTTCTTGGTGCAATGATTATTGTAGGTTTGTATTTGGTAATCAGTTTCAGAAAATGGCAATACAGTTTGGGAGCGATTGCTGCCGTTGCGCATGACGTTATTTTCGTATTGGGTATTTACTCTTTGTGTTACAAATTTATGCCTTTCGGAATGGAGATTGACCAGCACTTTATCGCTGCGATTCTTACCGTAATTGGATATTCGATGAATGATACCGTAATCGTGTTTGACAGGGTTCGTGAGTATTTGGGAGGAAAAGCCAAAGGTAATTTCAACAGCATCGTAAACCAATCCATTAATAGTACAATGTCAAGAACCATCAATACTTCCTTGACGATGATTTTGGTATTGTTGATCATGTTTGTTTTTGGTGGAGATTCTATCCGTGGATTTATCTTCGCAATGTTGGTGGGTATAGTAGTGGGAACTTATTCTTCACTATTTATTGCTACTCCAGTTTTGTGTGACACCATTTCAGCAGAGGAACACAAAAGAATTGAAGAAGAGCACAACGCTTAA
- a CDS encoding T9SS type B sorting domain-containing protein, with product MMKKLIKLFVFLFLITILSSSSTFAKSGISGFANMGLAPVPPIVTTPVYLCQNSVAVPLTATPSGGGTLTWYAGLSGGIALPGAPTPSTTTVGSTTYYVTETVAGVESTPRTPIVVNVVADSGGVLTLFCDAANTTPTSVAFDWNNVIGYLGYNYSYSVAGEPLVTGFQVAPSHFDVPVPGPGTTVKFTILSVLGLPCVKSISVTCNSTCTIAQSIAPKFTPIPSFCSGTPAPSLPATSLEGISGTWSPATISNTASGNYVFTPDPILFPCALIPAPLAVTVTSMVSPTFSGIPAVVCQGAPAPVLPLISSNATPITGTWSPFPVDTSTLGTTDYTFIPTPGQSCVSATPTTASIRIDPVLTPTFTQIGAICSGGTLLALPTTSNNGITGSWSPALNNTATTLYTFTPTAGQCATTTTMSITVNTNVTPTFNGVGPICSGDILAPLPTLSNNGINGTWSPSLNNTTTTTYIFAPSSGQCATTTPLTIVVNPLVEPSFVDLSICSGSTPPNLDTMSPNGITGNWMPSSIDNTTNGAYVFTPDAPQCATVKTINVTVNPSNTLVAMDWTVTDAFTKNQIVTIVATGSGNYLYQMDSGPFQTSPVFENVAYGMHSITVKDVNSCSTQITETNVLVIGYPKYFTPNGDTYNDTWNIFDLKDQVASRIYIFDRYGKLLKDISPKGSGWDGTYIGQPMPAADYWFTVEYSEQGITKKFNSHFSLKR from the coding sequence ATGATGAAAAAACTAATCAAGTTGTTCGTTTTTCTGTTTTTGATTACTATTTTATCGAGTTCAAGTACATTCGCTAAAAGCGGTATTAGTGGTTTTGCAAATATGGGGCTTGCTCCAGTACCACCAATAGTCACGACTCCTGTTTATCTATGCCAAAATAGTGTTGCAGTACCATTAACGGCGACACCTTCTGGAGGAGGAACTTTGACTTGGTATGCTGGATTATCAGGAGGGATTGCATTGCCGGGTGCGCCTACACCAAGCACAACCACAGTGGGATCAACGACTTATTATGTCACCGAAACTGTTGCTGGTGTAGAGAGTACACCTCGTACCCCAATTGTGGTTAATGTGGTTGCAGATTCAGGTGGTGTACTGACATTGTTTTGTGATGCGGCTAACACAACACCTACATCCGTAGCTTTTGATTGGAATAATGTAATTGGATATTTAGGGTATAATTATTCGTATTCAGTAGCAGGAGAACCATTAGTAACGGGGTTTCAAGTTGCTCCATCACATTTTGATGTTCCAGTTCCTGGACCGGGTACAACTGTAAAATTTACTATTTTATCGGTATTGGGACTTCCTTGTGTAAAATCAATTTCGGTTACCTGTAATTCTACTTGTACTATCGCCCAAAGCATAGCGCCAAAATTCACTCCAATCCCTTCTTTTTGTTCAGGGACTCCTGCTCCATCCTTGCCTGCAACATCATTGGAAGGCATATCGGGAACTTGGTCACCTGCAACAATTAGCAACACCGCCAGTGGAAATTATGTATTTACACCGGATCCAATATTGTTTCCTTGCGCTTTAATTCCAGCTCCATTAGCCGTTACTGTTACATCAATGGTAAGTCCAACATTTTCGGGCATTCCAGCCGTTGTTTGTCAAGGAGCTCCAGCACCGGTTTTGCCTTTGATTTCTTCTAATGCTACTCCGATAACTGGAACTTGGAGCCCTTTTCCTGTTGATACATCGACACTGGGAACTACTGATTATACTTTTATACCAACACCGGGTCAGTCCTGTGTTTCGGCTACCCCGACCACTGCATCGATAAGAATTGATCCAGTTCTAACGCCCACTTTTACGCAAATAGGGGCAATATGTTCAGGCGGTACTTTGTTGGCTTTACCAACTACTTCCAATAACGGAATTACGGGTTCTTGGTCACCAGCCTTGAATAACACGGCAACGACTTTATACACTTTTACCCCAACTGCTGGACAATGTGCCACTACGACTACTATGTCTATAACCGTGAATACTAATGTTACACCAACATTTAATGGAGTGGGGCCAATTTGTTCTGGTGATATTTTAGCGCCTTTGCCAACCCTTTCCAACAATGGAATCAACGGAACTTGGTCTCCTTCCTTGAATAATACGACTACAACTACCTATATTTTTGCACCATCTTCAGGGCAATGTGCTACCACTACGCCGCTAACAATCGTTGTAAACCCACTTGTTGAACCTAGTTTTGTGGATTTGTCAATCTGTTCCGGAAGTACACCTCCTAATTTGGATACTATGTCGCCAAATGGAATTACGGGAAATTGGATGCCATCAAGCATTGACAACACAACCAATGGTGCTTATGTTTTTACTCCAGATGCGCCGCAATGCGCTACGGTAAAAACCATTAATGTTACCGTAAATCCATCCAATACTTTAGTGGCTATGGATTGGACAGTTACCGATGCATTCACAAAAAATCAAATAGTTACCATTGTGGCAACAGGTTCTGGGAATTATTTATATCAAATGGATTCTGGCCCATTCCAGACTAGTCCTGTTTTTGAGAACGTGGCTTATGGAATGCATTCCATTACGGTGAAAGATGTGAATAGTTGCAGTACTCAAATAACGGAAACCAATGTCTTGGTAATTGGTTATCCTAAATATTTTACGCCAAACGGCGACACTTATAATGATACTTGGAATATTTTTGATTTGAAAGATCAAGTGGCTTCGAGAATTTATATTTTTGACCGATACGGTAAACTCTTGAAAGATATAAGTCCAAAAGGTTCTGGCTGGGATGGTACTTATATTGGGCAACCAATGCCTGCTGCGGATTATTGGTTTACGGTTGAATATTCTGAACAAGGAATCACCAAAAAATTCAATTCCCA